The Pelmatolapia mariae isolate MD_Pm_ZW linkage group LG10_11, Pm_UMD_F_2, whole genome shotgun sequence genome includes a region encoding these proteins:
- the LOC134636592 gene encoding cytochrome P450 4B1-like, whose translation MKLTKAFAEFQLGWPHMHYVFAVLCVFVVVYKLTIVLGKRREALRNFEAFLGPPPHWLFGHILEFKQDGTDMDKVVKWGQEYSYVFPIWFGPFLSIINIQHPDYAKTILTSSEPKDDFVYRFIEGWIGNGLLVSEGQKWFRHRRLLTPGFHYDVLKPYLKLMSESAQTMLDKWESYASTNEPFELFKHVSLMTLDSIMKCAFSCYSNCQTEGGTNAYIKAVYDLSFLIDLRLRMFPYHSDLLFHLSPHGFRYRKARQVALSHTEEVIKKRREALKEEKELGQIQAKRYLDFLDILLFARDENQQGLSDEDMRAEVDTFMFEGHDTTACGLSFILYCLACNPEHQKICRKEIMEALHDKETMEWEDLSKIPYTTMCIKEALRLYPPVPGIARKTTKTVTFCDGRTVPAGSVVGISVYGIHRNASVWENPNVFDPLRFLPENIAKRSPHAFVPFSAGPRNCIGQNFAMNEMKVVTALTLKRYQLIAEPTMKPKIIPRLVLRSLNGIHIKIKPLDAES comes from the exons ATGAAACTAACTAAAGCTTTCGCGGAATTTCAGCTGGGCTGGCCTCACATGCATTACGTCTTTGCTgtgctctgtgtttttgtcGTGGTGTATAAATTAACAATTGTACTTGGGAAGAGAAGGGAAGCACTGCGAAACTTCGAAGCTTTTTTGGGGCCGCCGCCACACTGGCTGTTTGGACATATTCTCGAG tttAAACAAGATGGGACCGATATGGACAAGGTAGTGAAATGGGGACAGGAGTACTCATATGTTTTCCCAATCTGGTTTGGCCCCTTTCTCAGTATAATCAATATTCAGCATCCAGATTATGCAAAAACTATCCTGACATCATCAG AGCCAAAAGATGATTTTGTCTACCGGTTTATTGAGGGTTGGATTG GAAATGGGTTGTTGGTGTCAGAAGGTCAGAAGTGGTTCCGTCACAGAAGGCTCTTAACACCAGGTTTCCATTATGATGTTTTGAAACCATACCTCAAATTGATGTCAGAGTCTGCTCAGACTATGCTG GATAAGTGGGAAAGTTATGCAAGCACAAATGAGCCTTTTGAATTGTTTAAACACGTGAGCCTCATGACACTGGACAGCATTATGAAGTGTGCCTTCAGCTGCTACAGCAACTGTCAGACAGAGGG TGGAACAAATGCATACATCAAAGCAGTGTATGACCTCAGTTTTCTAATTGACCTTCGACTCAGAATGTTTCCGTACCACAGTGACCTCCTTTTCCACCTTAGCCCACATGGTTTCAGATACAGAAAAGCACGTCAGGTGGCTCTCAGTCATACAG AGGAAGTTAtaaaaaagaggagagaagCACTAAAGGAAGAGAAGGAGCTTGGACAAATACAGGCAAAGAGATATTTGGACTTTCTGGACATCCTTCTATTTGCAAGA GATGAGAACCAGCAGGGTCTGTCAGATGAAGATATGCGGGCAGAAGTGGACACCTTCATGTTTGAGGGCCATGACACCACAGCCTGTGGCCTGTCTTTCATCCTCTACTGTCTGGCCTGCAACCCAGAACATCAGAAGATTTGCAGGAAGGAGATTATGGAGGCCTTGCATGACAAGGAAACCATGGAGTG GGAGGATCTCAGTAAAATCCCATACACTACAATGTGCATAAAAGAAGCTCTCCGCCTTTACCCCCCTGTACCAGGAATTGCCAGAAAAACCACCAAAACTGTAACCTTTTGTGATGGGAGAACAGTGCCTGCAG GTTCTGTTGTTGGAATAAGTGTGTATGGGATTCACAGGAATGCATCTGTCTGGGAAAACCCTAAT GTCTTTGACCCTCTGCGTTTCCTACCAGAGAACATTGCCAAGAGATCCCCTCATGCGTTTGTGCCCTTCTCAGCTGGGCCAAG AAACTGCATTGGTCAGAACTTTGCTATGAATGAGATGAAAGTGGTGACAGCTCTGACACTGAAGCGATACCAGCTCATAGCGGAGCCCACTATGAAACCCAAGATCATCCCCCGACTGGTTCTCCGCTCACTCAATGGCATCCACATCAAGATCAAACCTTTAGACGCAGAGAGCTAA